In a genomic window of Nodosilinea sp. PGN35:
- a CDS encoding 2Fe-2S iron-sulfur cluster-binding protein, with product MPTVTAQGKTIPCDAGANLRQVLLAHGVDLYNGRAELINCRSLGTCGTCAVEIQGEVSAVNWKDRARRSLPPHDSTRALRLACQTQVQGDITVTKYDGFWGQGQTILW from the coding sequence ATGCCCACCGTCACCGCCCAGGGAAAGACCATACCGTGCGACGCCGGGGCCAACCTGCGTCAGGTGCTGCTGGCCCACGGCGTCGATCTCTACAACGGTCGGGCGGAGCTGATCAACTGCCGCAGCCTCGGCACCTGCGGCACCTGCGCCGTGGAGATTCAGGGGGAGGTTTCAGCGGTCAACTGGAAAGATCGGGCGCGCCGATCCCTGCCGCCCCACGACTCCACCCGCGCCCTGCGCCTGGCCTGCCAAACCCAGGTGCAGGGCGACATCACCGTCACCAAGTACGACGGCTTTTGGGGCCAAGGCCAAACTATCCTCTGGTAA